In Diabrotica undecimpunctata isolate CICGRU chromosome 4, icDiaUnde3, whole genome shotgun sequence, a single genomic region encodes these proteins:
- the LOC140438845 gene encoding protein FAM200A-like, with product MVKYLEPTPEAVMHDVIKIVNFIKGHALNTRLFRELCQDGEAEYTDLLYYTEVRWLSCGNVLNRVWTLKTEVEIFMVDQKSILADKFKNSSWVAYLAYLADIFKSISILNKELQGKNTNIISAREIVSAFGLKLQYWSQKVEQNKIASFSRLALFLEDCENITFADIKDTIVRHLIKLRKRFSDYFPDLDIQMSVGL from the coding sequence ATGGTCAAATATTTAGAACCTACACCGGAAGCCGTCATGCATGATGTCATCAAGATTGTAAATTTTATCAAGGGACATGCACTAAACACGCGGCTATTTCGTGAATTATGTCAGGACGGTGAAGCCGAATATACGGACCTACTTTATTATACAGAAGTAAGGTGGCTCTCTTGCGGAAATGTACTAAATCGAGTATGGactctcaaaactgaagtggaaattTTTATGGTTGATCAAAAAAGTATTCTCGCAGATAAGTTTAAAAACTCTTCCTGGGTTGCATATCTCGCATATTTAGCTGACATTTTTAAGAGTATAAGTATATTAAacaaagaattgcaaggaaagaaTACTAATATCATTTCAGCGAGAGAAATAGTGTCAGCGTTTGGATTAAAGCTGCAATATTGGAGTCAGAAAGTAGAACAGAACAAGATAGCTTCTTTTTCAAGGTTAGCTTTGTTTTTAGAAGATTGCGAAAATATTACTTTTGCTGACATCAAGGATACAATTGTAAGACATCTTATCAAACTCAGAAAGCGGTTTTCAGATTACTTTCCAGATCTTGATATACAGATGTCAGTTGGATTGTAG